A window from Festucalex cinctus isolate MCC-2025b chromosome 12, RoL_Fcin_1.0, whole genome shotgun sequence encodes these proteins:
- the kop gene encoding S100P-binding protein isoform X2: MQPENNSCSHLKPLSVHARSVFAERSRHKFAEPVPPFKSEVPNNRGTKRKLEDSDQDSGFETPAKKPQISCEVSTPDAGRIDEPLRNSPSGPCKDTDPNGKDEAADKGYLSMCFNPSLHSFPAPSPILKVPDDKSRPPSKDSDAVKGPNAAVSLVSLVDSAVESFRGEVEELWNIGPPVLESSVCEKEETATGSQAGAEERPSETISFSDCDSSFDTSLKVQVKSVVHVVSRHTSSTAQATPHGGKLDKEKLLASTPDTSNVFMLCGRQVSLNTDADWEREKRRYVQSVRRHMSEGSDAAEDAVSELRGLMTQVGQDSSGRPWQHPSDLTRRNYRARTRRRNGVPKMSLCEWQAENMGTQKRFEKVPKVFERSSV; encoded by the exons ATGCAGCCCGAAAACAACTCTTGCAGCCACCTGAAACCTTTGTCAGTACACGCAAGGTCAGTATTTGCTGAGAGGAGTCGACACAAGTTTGCGGAGCCAGTTCCTCCATTTAAAAGTGAGGTTCCCAACAATAGGGGGACCAAGCGTAAACTGGAAGATTCCGATCAGGATAGCGGCTTTGAAACTCCGGCGAAGAAACCACAAATCAGTTGCGAGGTGTCAACACCAGACGCGGGCCGAATTGATGAGCCGTTGCGCAACAGTCCCTCGGGTCCCTGTAAAGACACGGATCCTAATGGAAAAGATGAAGCTGCGGATAAGGGTTATTTGTCCATGTGCTTCAATCCGTCACTCCATTCCTTCCCTGCCCCGAGTCCAATTCTAAAGGTGCCCGATGACAAGAGCCGTCCTCCTTCCAAAGATTCTGACGCAGTGAAAGGTCCAAACGCTGCTGTGAGCCTGGTGTCACTGGTGGACTCGGCCGTAGAATCTTTCAGGGGCGAGGTGGAGGAGTTGTGGAACATTGGCCCCCCCGTTCTCGAATCGTCTGTGTGCGAAAAGGAGGAGACCGCAACTGGGAGCCAAGCGGGAGCGGAAGAGCGGCCGAGTGAGACGATATCGTTCTCTGACTGCGACAGCAGCTTTGACACCAGTTTGAAAGTTCAG GTGAAGTCGGTTGTGCATGTTGTCAGTCGGCACACTTCCAGCACTGCACAAGCTACACCTCACGGAGGAAAACTCGACAAGGAGAAGTTGCTCGCATCAACGCCCGATACCAGTAACGTGTTCATGCTTTGTGGGAG gcaGGTGTCGTTGAACACCGATGCCGATTGGGAGCGAGAGAAAAGGAGGTACGTCCAGTCGGTTCGCAGACACATGAGCGAGGGTTCAGATGCTGCTGAAG ACGCCGTGAGCGAACTGCGAGGTCTCATGACACAAGTGGGCCAAGATTCCTCCGGAAGGCCGTGGCAACATCCGTCTGACCTCACCCGCAG GAACTACAGGGCAAGGACGCGCCGAAGGAACGGCGTGCCGAAAATGTCCCTCTGCGAGTGGCAGGCCGAGAACATGGGAACGCAGAAACGTTTTGAAAAGGTGCCGAAAGTCTTTGAAAGAAGTTCAGTTTAA
- the kop gene encoding S100P-binding protein isoform X3 has translation MQPENNSCSHLKPLSVHARGTKRKLEDSDQDSGFETPAKKPQISCEVSTPDAGRIDEPLRNSPSGPCKDTDPNGKDEAADKGYLSMCFNPSLHSFPAPSPILKVPDDKSRPPSKDSDAVKGPNAAVSLVSLVDSAVESFRGEVEELWNIGPPVLESSVCEKEETATGSQAGAEERPSETISFSDCDSSFDTSLKVQVKSVVHVVSRHTSSTAQATPHGGKLDKEKLLASTPDTSNVFMLCGRQVSLNTDADWEREKRSATQGGAHFCFSKFLVFRKDAVSELRGLMTQVGQDSSGRPWQHPSDLTRRNYRARTRRRNGVPKMSLCEWQAENMGTQKRFEKVPKVFERSSV, from the exons ATGCAGCCCGAAAACAACTCTTGCAGCCACCTGAAACCTTTGTCAGTACACGCAAG GGGGACCAAGCGTAAACTGGAAGATTCCGATCAGGATAGCGGCTTTGAAACTCCGGCGAAGAAACCACAAATCAGTTGCGAGGTGTCAACACCAGACGCGGGCCGAATTGATGAGCCGTTGCGCAACAGTCCCTCGGGTCCCTGTAAAGACACGGATCCTAATGGAAAAGATGAAGCTGCGGATAAGGGTTATTTGTCCATGTGCTTCAATCCGTCACTCCATTCCTTCCCTGCCCCGAGTCCAATTCTAAAGGTGCCCGATGACAAGAGCCGTCCTCCTTCCAAAGATTCTGACGCAGTGAAAGGTCCAAACGCTGCTGTGAGCCTGGTGTCACTGGTGGACTCGGCCGTAGAATCTTTCAGGGGCGAGGTGGAGGAGTTGTGGAACATTGGCCCCCCCGTTCTCGAATCGTCTGTGTGCGAAAAGGAGGAGACCGCAACTGGGAGCCAAGCGGGAGCGGAAGAGCGGCCGAGTGAGACGATATCGTTCTCTGACTGCGACAGCAGCTTTGACACCAGTTTGAAAGTTCAG GTGAAGTCGGTTGTGCATGTTGTCAGTCGGCACACTTCCAGCACTGCACAAGCTACACCTCACGGAGGAAAACTCGACAAGGAGAAGTTGCTCGCATCAACGCCCGATACCAGTAACGTGTTCATGCTTTGTGGGAG gcaGGTGTCGTTGAACACCGATGCCGATTGGGAGCGAGAGAAAAGGAG CGCTACGCAAGGGGGtgcgcatttttgtttttctaagttTTTAGTCTTTCGTAAAGACGCCGTGAGCGAACTGCGAGGTCTCATGACACAAGTGGGCCAAGATTCCTCCGGAAGGCCGTGGCAACATCCGTCTGACCTCACCCGCAG GAACTACAGGGCAAGGACGCGCCGAAGGAACGGCGTGCCGAAAATGTCCCTCTGCGAGTGGCAGGCCGAGAACATGGGAACGCAGAAACGTTTTGAAAAGGTGCCGAAAGTCTTTGAAAGAAGTTCAGTTTAA
- the kop gene encoding S100P-binding protein isoform X1, with protein MQPENNSCSHLKPLSVHARSVFAERSRHKFAEPVPPFKSEVPNNRGTKRKLEDSDQDSGFETPAKKPQISCEVSTPDAGRIDEPLRNSPSGPCKDTDPNGKDEAADKGYLSMCFNPSLHSFPAPSPILKVPDDKSRPPSKDSDAVKGPNAAVSLVSLVDSAVESFRGEVEELWNIGPPVLESSVCEKEETATGSQAGAEERPSETISFSDCDSSFDTSLKVQVKSVVHVVSRHTSSTAQATPHGGKLDKEKLLASTPDTSNVFMLCGRQVSLNTDADWEREKRSATQGGAHFCFSKFLVFRKDAVSELRGLMTQVGQDSSGRPWQHPSDLTRRNYRARTRRRNGVPKMSLCEWQAENMGTQKRFEKVPKVFERSSV; from the exons ATGCAGCCCGAAAACAACTCTTGCAGCCACCTGAAACCTTTGTCAGTACACGCAAGGTCAGTATTTGCTGAGAGGAGTCGACACAAGTTTGCGGAGCCAGTTCCTCCATTTAAAAGTGAGGTTCCCAACAATAGGGGGACCAAGCGTAAACTGGAAGATTCCGATCAGGATAGCGGCTTTGAAACTCCGGCGAAGAAACCACAAATCAGTTGCGAGGTGTCAACACCAGACGCGGGCCGAATTGATGAGCCGTTGCGCAACAGTCCCTCGGGTCCCTGTAAAGACACGGATCCTAATGGAAAAGATGAAGCTGCGGATAAGGGTTATTTGTCCATGTGCTTCAATCCGTCACTCCATTCCTTCCCTGCCCCGAGTCCAATTCTAAAGGTGCCCGATGACAAGAGCCGTCCTCCTTCCAAAGATTCTGACGCAGTGAAAGGTCCAAACGCTGCTGTGAGCCTGGTGTCACTGGTGGACTCGGCCGTAGAATCTTTCAGGGGCGAGGTGGAGGAGTTGTGGAACATTGGCCCCCCCGTTCTCGAATCGTCTGTGTGCGAAAAGGAGGAGACCGCAACTGGGAGCCAAGCGGGAGCGGAAGAGCGGCCGAGTGAGACGATATCGTTCTCTGACTGCGACAGCAGCTTTGACACCAGTTTGAAAGTTCAG GTGAAGTCGGTTGTGCATGTTGTCAGTCGGCACACTTCCAGCACTGCACAAGCTACACCTCACGGAGGAAAACTCGACAAGGAGAAGTTGCTCGCATCAACGCCCGATACCAGTAACGTGTTCATGCTTTGTGGGAG gcaGGTGTCGTTGAACACCGATGCCGATTGGGAGCGAGAGAAAAGGAG CGCTACGCAAGGGGGtgcgcatttttgtttttctaagttTTTAGTCTTTCGTAAAGACGCCGTGAGCGAACTGCGAGGTCTCATGACACAAGTGGGCCAAGATTCCTCCGGAAGGCCGTGGCAACATCCGTCTGACCTCACCCGCAG GAACTACAGGGCAAGGACGCGCCGAAGGAACGGCGTGCCGAAAATGTCCCTCTGCGAGTGGCAGGCCGAGAACATGGGAACGCAGAAACGTTTTGAAAAGGTGCCGAAAGTCTTTGAAAGAAGTTCAGTTTAA
- the ldlrap1b gene encoding low density lipoprotein receptor adapter protein 1b isoform X2, with the protein MDVLKSAGRAIIRSPSLAKQSWGGGRHRKLPENWTDTRETLLEGMVFQLKYLGVTMVEQPKGEELSAAAVKRIVATAKASGKKLQKVTLTVSPRGIILYDSASNQLIENISIYRISYCTADKMHDKVFAYIVQSQHNEALECHAFLCTKRKVAQAVTLTVAQAFRVAFEFWQAAKEDKEKRVKSGSDGEGVNSGQSDSSASLGSLKGGEVATTKLLDLAEGANVTLVHSGTIQTDLNSFTVHNHATENNNTVWELEDGLDEAFSSRSLDSFESCSDSLSLALTPRSWTLG; encoded by the exons ATGGACGTTTTGAAATCCGCTGGAAGGGCGATCATACGAAGCCCCAGCCTCGCCAAACAGTCGTGGGGAGGTGGCAGACATAGAA AGCTTCCAGAAAACTGGACAGACACAAGGGAGACCCTTCTGGAGGGCATGGTCTTCCAGCTCAAGTACCTTGGGGTCACAATGGTGGAACAGCCCAAAGGGGAAGAGCTGTCTGCGGCTGCTGTCAAGAGGATAGTGGCCACA GCCAAAGCCAGTGGAAAAAAGCTCCAGAAGGTTACACTAACAGTCTCCCCTCGTGGAATCATCCTTTACGACAGTGCCTCCAACCAGCTGATAGAGAACATTTCCATTTACAG aatatccTATTGTACAGCAGATAAGATGCATGACAAAGTGTTTGCCTACATCGTTCAGAGTCAACACAATGAGGCACTCGAGTGTCATGCCTTCCTCTGCACAAAGAGAAAAGTG GCACAAGCAGTAACCCTAACAGTGGCACAGGCTTTCAGAGTGGCATTTGAATTCTGGCAGGCTGCCAAGGAAG ACAAGGAGAAGCGGGTGAAGTCGGGTTCGGATGGTGAAGGAGTCAACAGCGGCCAGTCAGACAGCTCAGCGAGCCTTGGCAGCCTGAAGGGAGGAG aggTAGCCACGACAAAGCTCCTAGATTTGGCGGAAGGGGCCAATGTAACGTTGGTCCACTCAGGAACAATTCAAACGGATTTGAATTCCTTTACGGTGCATAATCATGCCACTGAGAACAACAACACAGTATGG GAGCTCGAGGATGGTCTGGATGAGGCTTTCTCAAG CCGCAGTCTGGATAGCTTTGAATCCTGCTCAG ACTCGCTGAGTCTCGCACTAACCCCCAGGTCCTGGACATTGGGGTAA
- the ldlrap1b gene encoding low density lipoprotein receptor adapter protein 1b isoform X1 produces MDVLKSAGRAIIRSPSLAKQSWGGGRHRKLPENWTDTRETLLEGMVFQLKYLGVTMVEQPKGEELSAAAVKRIVATAKASGKKLQKVTLTVSPRGIILYDSASNQLIENISIYRISYCTADKMHDKVFAYIVQSQHNEALECHAFLCTKRKVAQAVTLTVAQAFRVAFEFWQAAKEDKEKRVKSGSDGEGVNSGQSDSSASLGSLKGGEVATTKLLDLAEGANVTLVHSGTIQTDLNSFTVHNHATENNNTVWELEDGLDEAFSRLAESRTNPQVLDIGVNPQDFTADECLSPGKWDQEDADFPAQRDSPGF; encoded by the exons ATGGACGTTTTGAAATCCGCTGGAAGGGCGATCATACGAAGCCCCAGCCTCGCCAAACAGTCGTGGGGAGGTGGCAGACATAGAA AGCTTCCAGAAAACTGGACAGACACAAGGGAGACCCTTCTGGAGGGCATGGTCTTCCAGCTCAAGTACCTTGGGGTCACAATGGTGGAACAGCCCAAAGGGGAAGAGCTGTCTGCGGCTGCTGTCAAGAGGATAGTGGCCACA GCCAAAGCCAGTGGAAAAAAGCTCCAGAAGGTTACACTAACAGTCTCCCCTCGTGGAATCATCCTTTACGACAGTGCCTCCAACCAGCTGATAGAGAACATTTCCATTTACAG aatatccTATTGTACAGCAGATAAGATGCATGACAAAGTGTTTGCCTACATCGTTCAGAGTCAACACAATGAGGCACTCGAGTGTCATGCCTTCCTCTGCACAAAGAGAAAAGTG GCACAAGCAGTAACCCTAACAGTGGCACAGGCTTTCAGAGTGGCATTTGAATTCTGGCAGGCTGCCAAGGAAG ACAAGGAGAAGCGGGTGAAGTCGGGTTCGGATGGTGAAGGAGTCAACAGCGGCCAGTCAGACAGCTCAGCGAGCCTTGGCAGCCTGAAGGGAGGAG aggTAGCCACGACAAAGCTCCTAGATTTGGCGGAAGGGGCCAATGTAACGTTGGTCCACTCAGGAACAATTCAAACGGATTTGAATTCCTTTACGGTGCATAATCATGCCACTGAGAACAACAACACAGTATGG GAGCTCGAGGATGGTCTGGATGAGGCTTTCTCAAG ACTCGCTGAGTCTCGCACTAACCCCCAGGTCCTGGACATTGGGGTAAACCCTCAGGATTTCACCGCTGATGAGTGCCTGTCCCCGGGCAAATGGGACCAGGAAGATGCAGACTTCCCAGCACAACGAGACTCTCCGGGCTTCTAA